TATGTTGCTTTGGCAAGCGGAGTGCCAATAGCATCCTTCACAGTGAGAGTCATCACCCATCCATTCAAGATCCACTGGAAAGGAATGTCAACATCCCGATAAGATACAGTTATATATTTTTCACTGTATCTAAGAGAAGTGGAAACCGGTATCTCATTCTTGTCGTGATTGTCTCTATTGTATACAATAGAATTCACATTAATCTCCACATGAGATGCACCAGGTACTTTATTCATAAGATCTAAATTAAACTTAACTTCAAAGTAGATATTGAGGAAATCTATAGATTCAGCCTTCTCTGGCACCGTGACATATGTACTGATATCTTCGGTATCAGTCAGCGTCCCGTTCACATAGATAGTACCCTTATACTCTACCGATTCCCCATTAGCATTTTGAATCACTGCATCTGACGGCACAATATCCTTCCCCTTCAACGTTAACGTCACTGAAGAGATTTTGTCCCCCTGTACAAGATCTGCTGACCTTATCCCCTTCTGAATTTTCCACTCGGTGTTTTTAATGTTCTTGACGAAATCATCTTTTGTCATCACCTGATCCTTCGCCGTTATCGTCAGCGTCCCCCGAACCACAACCGGCTCTTGTGTCCCCACTACCGTCGGCCTCTCCGGATACACCGCACTCCCCAGAGAAAACCCGGTCGCCTGCACATTCACCAGCGACTGATATACCGTCTGCACCGTCCCGTCCGCGAACGTCCCGATCAGCGTCAGCAGCACCTCGCCGGGGATCGTACTCTCAAGCTTCCGCTCCTCCGGCAGACCCACCTTCGGGTTTTCAATCGGAGATGATATCTGCCCACCCCCCTCAAGCCTTCCCTGGATCTTTGTCAGTTCCGCAGCATCCGCCCCGCCGGTCAGCACAACTGAGAAATTATTTGTCCCGGAAACTGGTGTTACGCG
The nucleotide sequence above comes from Methanocorpusculum vombati. Encoded proteins:
- a CDS encoding type IV pilin, which produces MTSSSSPRDAAVSPIIATILLVVLTVTVIAVAAVVVINISEGYGDQKTVDIRVTPVSGTNNFSVVLTGGADAAELTKIQGRLEGGGQISSPIENPKVGLPEERKLESTIPGEVLLTLIGTFADGTVQTVYQSLVNVQATGFSLGSAVYPERPTVVGTQEPVVVRGTLTITAKDQVMTKDDFVKNIKNTEWKIQKGIRSADLVQGDKISSVTLTLKGKDIVPSDAVIQNANGESVEYKGTIYVNGTLTDTEDISTYVTVPEKAESIDFLNIYFEVKFNLDLMNKVPGASHVEINVNSIVYNRDNHDKNEIPVSTSLRYSEKYITVSYRDVDIPFQWILNGWVMTLTVKDAIGTPLAKATYDIDIKGNIRKRLSPG